In Chlorocebus sabaeus isolate Y175 chromosome 5, mChlSab1.0.hap1, whole genome shotgun sequence, one genomic interval encodes:
- the USB1 gene encoding U6 snRNA phosphodiesterase 1: MSAAPLVGYSSSGSEDESEDGRQTRPGDGSHRRGQSPLPRQRFPVPDSVLNMFPGTEEGPEDDSTKHGGRVRTFPHERGNWATHVYVPYEAKEEFLDLLDVLLPHAQTYVPRLVRMEAFHLSLSQSVVLRHHWILPFVQALKVRMASFQRFFFTANQVKIYTNQEKTRTFIGLEVTSGHAQFLDLVSEVDRVMEEFDLTTFYQDPSFHLSLAWCVGDARLQLEGQCLQELQAIVDGFEDAEVLLRVHVEQVRCKSGNKFFSMPLK; encoded by the exons ATGAGCGCGGCGCCCCTGGTGGGCTACAGCAGCAGCGGTTCCGAGGATGAGTCCGAGGACGGGAGGCAGACCAGGCCGGGGGATGGGAGCCACCGTCG tGGCCAGAGCCCCCTTCCCAGGCAGAGATTTCCAGTACCTGACAGTGTGCTGAACATGTTCCCGGGCACCGAGGAGGGGCCTGAAGATGACAGCACAAAACACGGGGGACGGGTGCGCACCTTCCCCCACGAGCGGGGCAACTGGGCCACCCACGTCTATGTACCAT ATGAAGCCAAGGAGGAGTTCCTGGATCTGCTTGACGTGTTGCTCCCCCATGCCCAGACATATGTCCCCCGCCTGGTAAGGATGGAAGCGTTCCACCTCAGCCTGTCCCAGAGTGTGGTTCTGCGCCACCACTGGATCCTCCCCTTTGTGCAGGCTCTGAAAGTCCGCATGGCCTCCTTCCAGAG ATTCTTCTTTACTGCCAACCAGGTAAAGATTTACACCAATCAAGAGAAAACCAG GACCTTTATTGGGCTCGAGGTCACTTCAGGGCACGCCCAGTTCCTGGACCTAGTTTCAGAGGTGGACAGAGTCATGGAGGAATTCGACCTCACTACTTTCTACCAG GACCcttctttccacctcagcctggcCTGGTGTGTGGGTGATGCACGTCTCCAGCTGGAGGGGCAGTGCCTGCAGGAACTACAG GCAATCGTGGATGGGTTTGAAGATGCTGAGGTGCTGCTGCGCGTGCACGTCGAGCAAGTCCGCTGCAAGTCTGGGAACAAGTTCTTCTCGATGCCTTTGAAGTGA